The Chamaesiphon minutus PCC 6605 DNA window CAAGCCCCGCATCAATTTGACAACGCTCTGCTCCAACTCATACAACCGCCCTGGCGGTGCATCTACTTTGCGATATGCCAACGCCAATCCCCACACGGCAAGGATGGTGTAGACGTTATCTCGCACCCAAGCATCGGTATAATCACCATGGGCGGTAATGGCCGTACTGGCTGGAAATAATCCGGTAATCGGATTTTGGCGGTTGAGGATAATCGATTCAATCTGCTGGTAGTATCGATCGAGTTGCTGAGAACGATTCATAGTGTGAGTTGTAAGCAAGCGGTGAGGAAGGCAGAGGGTAGAGGGTAGAGGAGATGGTAGAGGCCGAAGCTCGACGGAGGATAGGTTTATTGTAGATGGCGAGTTGCGCTTAAATCTGAAAGCTAGCAAAGTCAACATTGCTCATTCATACACCCGATCTCGAAAAAATTTACAAATATTTTAAAATCCTTGCCATTTTGCTGTTTATCCGTTACATTAGTACACATCAGCAGTTATAAATCTTTACACATCCTGGAGTTAAGACTATGCAGACTTCTACACCCAAAAAAGACGAAATTCAATTCGGTTTTACTCCTTCAGCAGAACTCTTAAACGGACGTCTGGCGATGATCGGCTTCGTTGCAGCCCTCATCACTGAATTAGTCACCGGACAAGGAACCTTACACTTCCTTGGATTGATGTAATCGCTATCGCTTCGCCCGATTTCATCAAAGCTGGGATAACAACC harbors:
- a CDS encoding chlorophyll a/b-binding protein, with the translated sequence MQTSTPKKDEIQFGFTPSAELLNGRLAMIGFVAALITELVTGQGTLHFLGLM